TCGCCCTCCGGGGACCGGCCCGTGGGAATGAGGCGGGCCTCGGGGATGAACAGGGAGCGGAAGCGGTCCCAGTCGCGCGCCTGCCCGGCCGGGCCCGAGATCACGTCGTAGAGCGCGGTCAGGATGCTGTCGACGGACTCCACGTCGTCGGGATCGGCGTCGGGCCAGCTCTCCGCCATGGCCACGTTCGCGCCGCTCTGGGCGAGGGAGGGGGCGGGCGCCGCGAGCGCCAGCGGTCCGGCGGCCAGCGCGCCGAGGAGGAAGAGTGTACGCAGTCGTCGCATCGGTCAGCTCCGGGTGAGGTGGTTGGGCGTCCCCGAATCTAGCGTCGTGCCTCGGAAACCCGCGAGCGGTCCCGGTTGTATCGGAGTTGCATCGGACGCGGGCCGGTTCTACCGTTTTTCGCTCGCGCCACCCGCGCCCGTAGCTCAATTGGATAGAGCGTCTGACTTCGGATCAGAAGGCTGGGGGTTCGAGTCCTCCCGGGCGCATGATCCCCCGGCCGATGACGCCAGCGACTCATTCGACTCCCGTGACTCCGCAGACATGAAACCGAGTCCAGACGCGCGACACAGCCGGCCCGCGATCGCTTCGCCGGCCGCCCAGTGCCCCATCGATCACGAGGCGGCCGAGCGCGCCGCGCGCGCATTGCCCGGCCCCGTGCGGCGGGCCGTCTTCCTGGGTGTGGGGAGCCTCAGCGTGAGCGCCGGCATCATCGGCATCGTGGTGCCGCTCTGGCCCACGACCTGCTTCCTCCTGCTCGCCGCGTGGTGCTTCGCCCGCAGTTCGCCCCGCGCCGAGCGCTGGCTGTACGAGAACCGCCTGTTCGGCCGCTACCTCGCCGCCTACCGCGAGCGCGGCGTCATCTCCACCCGCGTACGGCGCGGCGCGACGATCTTCTTGTGGAGCGCGATCCTCGTCTCGGCCGTGTTCGCCGCCGGCCAACTCTGGCTCGTCGCCCTCCTCCTCCTGGTCGCCGCCCTCGTCACCG
This genomic interval from Candidatus Palauibacter australiensis contains the following:
- a CDS encoding YbaN family protein, giving the protein MKPSPDARHSRPAIASPAAQCPIDHEAAERAARALPGPVRRAVFLGVGSLSVSAGIIGIVVPLWPTTCFLLLAAWCFARSSPRAERWLYENRLFGRYLAAYRERGVISTRVRRGATIFLWSAILVSAVFAAGQLWLVALLLLVAALVTAHLYSLPGEG